TTCTCCACCTCGcttgctttctcttcttttcactCCACATTTGTGGGAAAGAGTCTGAGTCTTGTCCCCATGCCTTTCccagaaaaataatgagagaAAAAGGAGCTTTAAAGGCTGTATAGCACTAACCACTTAACCAATTAAGTTAAGGAAAAAGCTTGATTTATTAAAATTGAGGAGCGGCTCCTTTTTACCACCAATGTTGTTTTGATACTTAGTCAATCGTGATTCCATTGGTTTTAAAGAAGAGCTCAATCTTAAGTCAATTGATACAAATGCAAGAAAGGTCAACATTTACTTTTGATCTTAGCATGGGAGATGAAATGGGGGTCCATGTGACGTGTCTGCAATATGTAACACGCGGGATGACGAGGCAGGACCCAACAAAAGGCAAGCATGTGGCGATGGCAAAACAGAGCCACCTACTGTCTCCATGCAGATACATACAACTTCCAGGACTTATCCTTGTGTTGGTAAAGTGCAGTACGTACGTAAGCTAAAGCTAAGGCTTCCCCTCTAGAGAGATACAGAAGCTTTCCCCATCTCAAATTTTAtacatgaaaaacaaaaatatattaagtGGAGATAATTAAAATGGCTAAGTAGCTTACTCTTCTTGTTGAATTCGCTTTGCTTATTTTTGTTCTAGTTTAGaaacaaaggaaacaaaaagggtataaaattgtaaaaagGACCATCCCAAGCGGTAGTGGGTCGGCCTTTTGAAATCTCCCACTTTCACTTGAAGTTGGTTTCTTTGAAAAGCTTTTGGGAGCTTAGGCTAATACTTAACCACAAAGCAACTTGGCTATTGCCATTACCAGTCAAGAAaagggagaaaaagaaattaaagttgATTAGAGCTGATGCGCTCTCTATTTTGCACTCgagtttaaattatttttttcatagttTAAATAAATAGAGAAATATAATGTGTTCCATAAAACCACTAAAATGTTCATTTAATAACTAGTTAacctattttttgttgaccaCATTATTGGATTtaagttcaaaagaaaaacataaactaTGTGATAAAACATGGGGATTATCCGAAGGAATAATATAAAGGGCACAAGAAGTAATAACAAAGCACCCATGgtttcaaatcaaattagaaaaagacTGAGAATAGTTCTCTAGAGAGCAAAACCCAactctctccctttctttttccatcACCTTTTCTGTTCCAATTGTCACACAGATTCTTCCTCCTTCAACTTTTTCTCTCCAGCACTTGCCACATCCATGACAAAGGAGCACCCTCCAGATAAAACCCATCACCACCTCCCTAAAATGAccgaagaagaagatcataaaaaaaaccccaccaCAAAAAAACGATACATGGCTTCCTCACCAATTTACACCAGCGGCCCCTACAGATCCATCTGCACCTGCCTCTccatcttcctcctcctcgcCGGCGTCACCGCCCTCACGCTCTGGCTCGTCTACCGCCCCCACAAACCCCAGTTCACCGTCGTCGGCGCCGCCGTCTACGACCTCAACGCCACTTCCCCTCCCctcatctccaccaccatgCAGTTCACCCTCGTCACCCACAACCCCAACCGCCGCGTGTCCATCTACTACGACCGCCTCTACGCCTTCGTGTCGTACAAGAACCAGGCGATCACACCACAGGTGGCCCTGCCGTCGCTGGTGCACGAGCATCGGAGCACGGTGGCGGTGTCGCCGGTGCTGGGCGGCAGGGCGGTGCCGGTGTCGTTGGAGGTGGTGAACGGGCTAACGATGGACGAGGCGTACGGCGTGGTGGGGCTGAGGGTGGTGGTGATGGGGAGGCTGCGGTGGAAGGCCGGTGCGATAAGGACTGCGCATTATGGGGTTTATGTCAAGTGTGATGTTTTGGTTGGGTTGAAGAGAGGGTTTGTGGGTCAAGTTCCTTTGCTTGGAAATCCTTCATGTCAAGTTGATATATGATAActtgtttaattttcatgTCACTTGAAtatgtttccttttctttttattgtacTTATGATCATCCcaagtttttttgttcttcatttcCCTTTGAATCTGTAAGAGTAATTAATCAATTTGAGCTCTGCATATCTCCaattttgctttgattttggTTTGAGTGTTCACTATTGGCATTGCCACATGGCGTGGGTGTGTGTTTTCCATGCAGTTGATTAGGTAACATTTGTCTTTACTCTCTAAAAATActtatttctttaaatatttaatattcataGTGGAGCATTCTTTTAAATTcatataacaacaacaacattcAAGGTGGAGCAATATAAGCCCTACTTTTAgttctattattttttgtttttagataACGCATTTAAGGATACTGCTTGCCTTCTTTTTTCGGGAGGAgatttcctataaattacgCACACAtctgcaaaaataattcaactaGAGGTATTGTAGTTTCTTGGAGTGAAAGGAGGACCATGACATAGGGCATGTATAATAAAGTGAGGTCCATCTATGACAATGGAGGTATGGCTTGGTTCACATATTGTAACATGAATGGGcatatttttgtaattatcTGCATCTGCATGTATGTACTCTGATTGAGTTGAATGGGCATCGAATCGAATTCTCCAAATTCCCTCTTCCATGCATCTGTCGATGCTttgattgtttatttattcTGAGTGTCTAGTGCATGCAGCATGCAGCAGAGCTTAAGGGCATCAGATTCACATCTTAATTAAAGTAGCTAGCtacttaattaatcaatcttGAACCTAAACCAATCAACGAGAACTTAACATGGGATCACTTTTCAACTTGtaaggagaaaaataaaaaagcacaAACATAAAAGGggataagaaagaaaaagatatatGTGAATTTAATCAACTTGTTGGATAAATGATTCTCGTTTAATTTGCACGAGTAATTCTATATTGAGCGTCTTATCTAAGACCTTTAGATCTTTTAATTGCTAGATCAAACTAACTAATTTGATCCAATAAGAATCTCACTGTAGAATTCTACCCATTTCCATACAGTACAGCTCTCGACTGGTTTACAATCAAATGCTGAGCTGCTTCCAATTTCACAAGTCTGCAGACAAAATTCAAGTGACAAATCTGGGCTTTGTTGAAAAACTACAACAAGTATTTATAGGCCCTTTTGATCAGCAAATGGGCTTAGCCTACACACATGCAGCCCTGTCACGTGACTCATCATGACCCATCCAGGATCCATCTATCTATGGACCACGTGCGCTCTCTTTGATCCATTCCATGCAAATTGCAGTGCATGCATGCAGGAGAGCAGATCAGTCTGTTTTCTTCAAGGCTTTGTTCTTTCTCCTCAAAAAGATGACAACTTTTATGTACGTACTGGTAATGAAACCCATCTGAAATTTACTATTTCCCTCTCCATATTTTATCGGTTGAAGCTTACCCATAACTTCAACACTCACAATTTCACAACACACAAAGAGATTAATAATATCCAACTTCCAAGATCAAAATTGAAACCTCTTCTTCTCCCCTCTTTTCTTGTCAGATCTTTTGGTCTAatttatacccaaaaaaataaaaatataccaGCAATTCAGAACTCCTTTATTGGTTGTATAACCTATAAATGTTTAgaataaaacccaaaaacagagATGCAACCTGGGTTGCATGTTTTACTAATTTTGGTTTCATTAAAATTGTTGGTTTGACATGATTTTCGTTCAAGAAATTGTGGGAGGGATCCAAGTGTTTTTGGGTTGTATTGTAGTCTTGTTTGATAGGTCGTTCTGTCGCAAGAATTCTATAATGAGAGCTTTATATATGGTCCTTAGAGCATCTTCAGTGCGTGGTTGTATAATGAggtgtatgttaaatatacatAATTTGTTATCGGAATTACCTGCAATGGGAAGGTGTAAACAATTGTAAATTTGCATCACAACCGTGAGATGCAAATTTAGATACACATGTACATTCTTTTTTACATCTCTTCTGAGGCTTTGTAGATTTCTTAAGAATTGATGTTGGTTATAATGGACAGGTGGTTTGTCtctttgtacgaacttgaactATGGGCCTACATGAGAAAATGTGAGAAAGAGTGATAAAAGTTGAGATCCCTTTATATCTTTAGAGGttataaatatgatttttgcTCCAATAGAAACAATCTAAATGTAAAGATGTATAATTGATTTTGCTCtgaataattataaaataactcGATTACGTCGTTGTAGTGCTCTTGTGTTGCGGTGGGTGCTCTGTCTTGGGGCCCATAAACTTCGTCATTATGAGCTTTTGAATAGAATCTCAAGTCCGCCCAAACATCTTTGTCGTTTTGAGGTTTGGAAGATAGAATCTCTATCTTATCCACCCAAATAACTTAAATTTGACAATGCAATACAAGACCGTAATTAAACACATGATTaacaaaattaccaaaaactaaaggacccaaaaaaaaaccaacattcTGGTTTTTGGATGCCCAAACTGACCAACAAAGATTCAAATTGGCTgccaaaatcagaaacacaGAAAGgactaattaaatataaaaaatttatgtacAACTTTCTTTTATCGATCAAAAAAAAAGATTCGAATTTAAAACctcttttaatatttaaaaaaaaatacttaatTATCTCAATGTCACTCTTTTTGAACCGTCATTCCATTATAATCTATAGACACCCCCCACAAAAATAAGATCTATATAGAGGGAGTAAAGAAATCGTCAAAATGGCAGTGACATGAAAAAACAGCCAATCATGATGAGACGCAGATCGCTAAATCATAACCAGCAAGCATCATTAATTAAGGTGCTACAATCCAACAAAGCCTACTTAATGACTCTGTATTCTAATGTGAATTTCATcagaaaatagaaacaaaCTGGTAAAGTATAATATTGTTATTGTGGATCGGTTTGTCTATGTTAAATTAATCTGTCTGTTAACAGACCCGACAAAGTTTGCCACGACCTTGAGACCCGTGTGAGCTCCGCCACCAACTCAAAATATAGCGTTGACTGAAACTTGATCTGAGTTTTGACCTTTGAGTCGGTTGCTGTACAAATACTTGTAGTTGCATTTGGAAGATCTGGTGGAGGATAAAAGGGTAGTTTCCACGGATgcagttgaaattgttgacgCTGCAGAGCTCCATTTGAAGCTAGtcctaaatatatataatactcTCAAGGCCACAAGGTTTTGATGCAGAAGCTGCTGCTGGTGCCCATCTGAGTCTTTTTTCGTACGCCACAGCAACTGCCACTGCCATAAGTAGCTAAAGACTAAAAGGTAAGATTCTGAGTCCTTAAAACCTCTTACTTTCTGTTAATATCCTGATGATCAACTTCCTCTgtatttcatcttttttatggATGTTCTTTCTCATTCTTGTGAACTCATAAAgcttgtgttttttatttttttcatgagagagagagagagagagagagagctgtggCTGAGATGGTTTGATCGTCTTGTAGGCTTTACACCAAAGATATATAGTTTATTGGGTTTCTTTTAGATTGTGATTTGCATATTTACTTTGGTGTTGATCATATATTTGATTGGGGTCTGCTTGCACATTTGTCAAAGGCCTTTGAGATGAATGTTTTGGCATATCAACATTTCTGCTTGCAGTGTACCTGCAGTAacaattttgtgattttgatcAATTAATCTGATCCGATCATATAGCTTgctatttttttgttggttctgATTTGACGCTAAGAGTTCCTCCTGGCAACCCTAACACACTCTAAGATACTATTTTCAAACCTGCTCCTATGGTTGTTGGTTTGGCTAAATTGCCTTCTTGTAGTAGTTTCATGGGTCCTTAGTTTTCGAGTCCATATCCCATAATGAAAATGCAACTATACCTCCTAATTTGGGTGCGATTGAGCTTCACTAGTTGTTTTGAATCATGTCAGGGTTGTAGCTGGTAGTTTGGGTACAATTGAGCTTCAATAGTTTTTCGAACTACATTGGGGATGTGAGAAATTGGAGTTGGAGGAGAGaatcattctttttttctttctaatttctaTTTCCATATTTTGAATAGAAATATGGAGGATGAGATAGTTTTGGAAGCTACTAATTAGAAACTTTGTAAGCTTCATCCTCATAAAAGTAATTTGGCAAGCTTTGCTCCCTCCTAAGGTTACTAAGGACAGTGGATAGGCGTATAAAATAGCAGTTTTTCTTTGAGAAAGCCAATACTTTAATTTCACCCAGTAAGTCTAACATCCTTATTGTGTGTTTGGAAAAGTAGGGATATTGAGAAAGATTAAAGTTTCGGAGTTAATGAGGTTCTAGAAGTCTGTCTCAGTAAAGACCTGTTTTGTATTCTATAGGATGAGTCATTTAAAAGGAATTGCCAGGGTTGATTGTTAAGTCTACAAATTGTAGTGGCTGCAAGCATTTCAAGTCCAGCCAGAAAAATGATTACCAGAATTCCTTCCCTTGATTAgcatcttttctttgtttttactGGTTTTTTCAATAGCTTGAGTTGTTTGTTTTAGCATGTCTTCATTGCACTTCTGTTTTCAAAGAGATATGAGGTTGCAGGAAATTGTAGTTATTTTGAATAGAGTTAACAATACACTTGTATGCTCTGTTCTCTTTTTAGTGCTCTGGTCTTAAGTTAGTCAAAATGTTCTTCTGTATTGTGTTACAAATGAACATTTCCTGCTTAAGCATATGCTTGTATAAATGATGCATGTTTTTTGTTAGCTAAGATGACAGCAAGATAATGTAATGTTATTGCGGTTTTTTATTGTCCTATTTCAAAACCTTTTGTCTTGCTACTTTCCGTACTTACAGTATTAAGCATTCTTTTAATGGGttctttttgtgaattttcagATGGAAGCACAAAATACTAATCATGCACAGGTTATTGAGATCCATCGAGATGGTCATGATGGTGAGACGAGTGTTGGTGGGAGTAAGATTTGTGGGGAAGCACCATGTGGACTCTCGGATGCTAGATCCGTCTCTAAAGATGCCAAAGAGCGATCAGCCTCCATGCGCAAGCTCTTAATTGCAGTGGTACTTTGTGTTCTGTTCATGGCTGTTGAGATTGCTGGTGGCATTGAAGCCAATAGTTTAGCAATATTGACAGATGCAGCACATTTGCTCTCGGACGTTGCAGCCTTTGCCATATCCTTGTTCTCTATGTGGGCTGCTGGTTGGGAAGCCACTCCCCGTCAGTCCTATGGGTTTTTTAGGATTGAAATTCTTGGTGCCCTGGTTTCCATCCAGATGATATGGTTACTTGCTGGGATATTGGTGTATGAAGCCATAGATAGAATGATTCATCCGACATCTGAGGTGAATGGCTTTCTAATGTTTCTTGTTGCCACATTTGGTCTAGTGGTTAATATAGCTATGGCCATTCTGTTGGGCCATGATCATGGGCATGGGCACGGGCACGGACATGATGGACATGATGGACATGATCACGGTCACAGTCATGGAATGACAATTTCTACTCATGATCATCATGCTCATGATCATGAGGAACACTCACATGAACATGAGCACCTTCACACTCATGAAGATCATAAAAATCATCATGCTGATGAAGATCATGGACACCATCATGCTGATGAAGCTCATGCAGAGCCACTGTTGGATAAGCCAAAAGATGGACTTGGGCAGAAGAAGCAAAGGAACATAAATCTACAGGGAGCTTATCTCCATGTGCTTGGGGACTCTGTTCAAAGTATCGGGGTAATGATTGGAGGGGCAATCATATGGTACAAGCCTGAGTGGAAGATAGTCGATTTGATTTGCACTCTAATCTTTTCGGTCATTGTTTTGGGGACAACGATCAATATGATGCGGAACATACTTGATGTGCTGATGGAGAGCACACCGAGAGAGATTGATGCGACAAAACTTGAAGAGGGGTTGCTGGAGATGGATGAAGTGGTGGCTATCCATGAGCTGCATATATGGGCTATCACAGTGGGGAAAGTCCTGCTGGCTTGCCATGTGAAAATCAGACCAGAAGCAAACGCAGACATGGTGCTGGACGATGTGATAGATTATATCAGAAGGGAGCATAACATCAGCCATGTGACCATACAAATTGAGCGTTAGAGGGATGTTTGGACAAGATGCTCATAGAGGAAAGGTCTTTAAATTGGTTATATGGCTGCATATTCTCTTCTTAAAAGGGGTTTAGAGTTTTAGCATCAAGATTGTATTTAGGCAGGACAGTGGTCACACTGCTCAcatgtttcttcttttcttaagAAAGTTGCATGTTTGGTGCTCCTGAGTACTTGATATTTGGTATTCAAGCAATAGAGTGATTGGTTTCATGAGCATTTCCTGGAGCCTTACTGTCACAAGCTTACAAGGGGGTAATGGTTCTCTTTCAGTTAGCTGATATATTAAAGAAGTAAATAATGCACAACAATAGTACGGTGCACAACAGTTGGATTGGTTTGTAACAGTTTGTGTAGCTTTGTAATGTTTGTCTTACAATCTGAGTGGCCGATTTTTCTACGGCACACATACAAACTAAGTATGAAGGGCAACAAATGACCAATCAGATGGTGTATTATACCTTTAAAGTGGTGTTACATTACTCAACTGACCAAATGTACCATTCAATAGACCAAATGTACCACTCAATGCGCCATGAGGACTCAACTCAACCGATGTAATATTTTCCGGTATTCATATTGAGGACGAGTTGGTGTTATAGCCGAACCCAAATCTGAACCCTTGAGTGATATAGGGTTTCATTTTCTTGCAAATTTGTCTAAATTTTAGGTAAAATACTATCCAACCTAAAAGGGaacaatacacacacacaagggCTTTGGTGAGTGCTCTTAGATTGATTCGATTGTCATATGTAAGGcgaaattctatagtgagggtgCCATATATGGGCTTCTCATGTGAACCTTCATATTAGCCACTGGATCATTTCATTAaacttaagtgaaattactaTTTAGATGAATCATGTTGCTAATATGAAGGTCCACATCTATGGTCCATAAATGACATCTATGGTCATCTTGACTTGAGCTAGAAGCTGCCTGTACAACTTTACTTGTCCTTGAGCTAGCTTTGCCACTGTTATGAACCATCATGTAATTTGTCGATTTTGAGGAGGTATAATTAAGTATATTAAGTTACTAGACTATCAACTTCAACCAAACATTTATGTTATGGTCTAACAACAAAATGATTATAATTATGTATCAAACAGTCTGTCAAGAGAACATTCGTCACAAATTGAAATACATAGCCAGATATCTCTTGTTatcaatatatacatatgaaaGCAGGCACAGTGGATTGATTTGGCAGTATGTGTAATTGCAAGAACGAAAGGGGCCAAAGCCTGCCGATGTGAAGCTTGACCTTGTAAGTTGCAAGTCATAGGAGATAAGGTTTTCAACTTCCAAGTATTGGGGTTTCAGGAGCCTCTACAATCCACAACCAGTTTCTCAACTGATAGCAGGATAATGCTAAAATTTATTTGCTGTTATAATATTTGAATGCTGCTACTTCTcaataagttttttattttattttttatgtttgtttgctTAGGAATGCCAAGCTTGAAGAAGACAAAGGAATTTTAAATTCTGCCATATATTTTAGGACTTGAAGCATATGCTTCTGGTTGTTTGGCTACAGATCTGCAATATAATAAACTAATGTGAGGAGAATAGAGGCAGTGTGGCTTGGATAAGATAGACTTTATCTTAtgaattaaattgaatttgtCATTCTCTGCATATGCACTCATCAATATCCTTCATGCCTAAAATTGTTTGTAGTGACAAATGTCACAttccgggatcggctccgccgtagcacgatattgtccgctttgggccccccctctctggccctcacggttttgtttctgggagctcacgagcaacttcctagtgggtcacccatcctgggattgctctagccctcaactcgcttaacttcggagttcctacgactccaaagccagtgagctcccaaaaggccttgtgctagatggatgcgggtgtgcacatataaggcacatcaccccctctccgttggttgatgtgggatcttacacaAATGAGGCCAGACAATATTTCAAAAAGATCCTAGATCATGATACTGAAAATCCAAGTATCTAGCTTATCAATTTGAAGTAACGTAATCTTCCACTCATATTcctaatattttagcataatCTTCCATACTTGTATTCCTATGATAACATCTTATGAGTTTAGTTCAGATACTAATTGTCACGATTTTGAGTATGTACGTATTATATATCAGAAAAGTTCTCTTGCCACTTATGAACtgtaaaaaatggagttttgaGTCAACTGTTGGCATTCCACACTCATATTTCTAGCTAATATCTTAACATAATCATATTCTTACGATAAGTTAAGATCGTATGAGATTAATTAACTCTGATACTACGTGTCACGACTTTGAGTATGTGCGTACTATATACCTAAAAAGTTGTCGTGGCGCTTATAAAATTCCAAGTGAGTTGTTAGTTTACATCCGTGATCTTTACTTTACCCaataataagaaagaaaaaccaggagaagaaaataaatcaccTTATAGGACAGAGTACATATGCTCCGCGAACAGGTGACAATGTGAGTGGTCTGAAAGCAACcctagaaataaaaaagaaacacgaTAAGAAGTTGCCTTTCAATTCATATATGCTTATCGATGTTAGGATCTTGAGCAAATGGCAGAGAAAGGTTCTTGAGCTGTAGGGTGCCGTGAGAACTAGGAAATGTTACAGAAACTTGAAAAGAACCATTCGTATACATATACATGTGAATGCATGATTTAATTTGGGTTATTTTTGGTTTGTATTGTATGAAGACAAAAATGGGAACATATTTAGAAAATCTTAGGCCTGAGCTATGACAGGTATCTCTATCACTGCGTACCACAAGCTGGAAGCAATATCTGATATGGAGCCAGGGCCCATCCTGAATTTTCAGGGCCCTGGGCAGTTGTAAAAAATTAGgcctctatatatatatattttttttcatttacgTGTTAaactaattttcatttttcaatcaAGATTTAActtatttgaattaattaaaaatttatcattcaagacaaataaattatataaattcaaatttcaatatataaaaatctaaaataagAGACTACGCTTGATACATTCAAATATAatgcataaacaaaataaatacttgTAACAATtcaatcatttcattttcttttttgacttTCAGAACAACAAACTTAAAACTTCCAAATTTGTAATCAATTAGAGCTTAAAAGTGTTAAAACACCCTAtgttactttttaaaaaatattaaaataatatataataaatatactATTCctctttataaaataaataaacatttgtACGCCCTAGACAGTGGGCCCAGAGCAGTCGCATTAATTGCCCTTGTCTAAGATCGGCAGTGTATAGAGCTTTTTATTGAAACAAAAGCCATATGGGTTGGCTTGGGCCAACCTTGTGGGAAGCCTAGTAGTGCAACCGTCTCAGATTTTGTAACTTATGAAAATTATCTCATATTTTAATGCAAAAGATAttatactttaatttaatctaaattatgGGGAGGGGATTAACTTAAGTGCCGAGTGGAGAgactattattattttttcttaaataaagataattttgagttttctaaaaaaagcattatttttttatgaaggaGAGACTACTCCCACATCCAGGGCTAGGACAAACCCCAGACCTTTACTAAGAAGGAGTTATGCAAAGGCCTCTACGCCTTGCAGCCACCTGTATGGATTTACAGAAGAATTTTATAGATTACCCACCAAACATAGAACTGTTGATAGGGGGACTCGAATACTGATGGGGCACACAAGATGCAGGGACCTTACCAACTGAACCAACTCGTGTTGACAAAAAGCatcattttgagttatttgaaaatttaccCATACGGTCTTTTGGTTTatataaatagagagagaCTTCTTTTTCCTAATGTTCAAATTCCCCTTCTTTATTAAGGAAAaacattagaaaaacaaagcaCATAAAGTTTCCTttaaaacctcaaataattccattttctttttcttcatatgaATATAGAGAGGGTTCATTTGAATAAGGTAGCCAATCTGCCATCGTGGACATATAATCTTATTTAGATCACTGCAAAATGTGTGGTGCTGTGACAATGCTATAGCATTACAATTCACTtcaaatttgattaaaaaGGAGGAAATGCAATGGGAAATATATGATTTGAATCTAGGATTCGGTCCCATCAGTACTTAGAGACAAAATCTGTGTCCCGACATATTTATTGCGAAACATGCTCACAGAGTCACAGCTAGTGGCTCTAGGCAcagccaaaaataaaaataaaaaacaatcataggtattttgttttgttttcaatgtGAATTAAATGGAAGGGAATTTAACTTGCAAGACGTTCGACACATGAAACACAAACATCTCACTAAAAATTTAAGCCCGAAACCAGTTTTACAAAAGTTCATGAGaagttaattttttgtttcaacttCAGAAACAATTCAATTTGGACTATGACAATGACATAGTTGAGACAGAACTAAAATAGTAGTTGAAATGGAAACACGAAATCTCAATTCATATATTAATTGCAGAGAAGCCAAAAATTTGTTATTACAAAAATATGATAATaagtttaagaaattgaatatggGCAAATGTGCCTGAGCCAAAAACTTGTTCGTGTTACCTCTTCgcttgaaagaaaaattgttCAAATTGCAAATTTACTAAATGAAGggcaaataaaaaagttaatgGCTCCGAAATAACCCCATTGCCCTTTTTGTAGCCTTACTATTGCGTATCGACTTCATTTCGGTCCTTCcatattcaaa
Above is a window of Prunus persica cultivar Lovell chromosome G2, Prunus_persica_NCBIv2, whole genome shotgun sequence DNA encoding:
- the LOC18784755 gene encoding NDR1/HIN1-like protein 12, encoding MTKEHPPDKTHHHLPKMTEEEDHKKNPTTKKRYMASSPIYTSGPYRSICTCLSIFLLLAGVTALTLWLVYRPHKPQFTVVGAAVYDLNATSPPLISTTMQFTLVTHNPNRRVSIYYDRLYAFVSYKNQAITPQVALPSLVHEHRSTVAVSPVLGGRAVPVSLEVVNGLTMDEAYGVVGLRVVVMGRLRWKAGAIRTAHYGVYVKCDVLVGLKRGFVGQVPLLGNPSCQVDI
- the LOC18784971 gene encoding metal tolerance protein 1; this encodes MEAQNTNHAQVIEIHRDGHDGETSVGGSKICGEAPCGLSDARSVSKDAKERSASMRKLLIAVVLCVLFMAVEIAGGIEANSLAILTDAAHLLSDVAAFAISLFSMWAAGWEATPRQSYGFFRIEILGALVSIQMIWLLAGILVYEAIDRMIHPTSEVNGFLMFLVATFGLVVNIAMAILLGHDHGHGHGHGHDGHDGHDHGHSHGMTISTHDHHAHDHEEHSHEHEHLHTHEDHKNHHADEDHGHHHADEAHAEPLLDKPKDGLGQKKQRNINLQGAYLHVLGDSVQSIGVMIGGAIIWYKPEWKIVDLICTLIFSVIVLGTTINMMRNILDVLMESTPREIDATKLEEGLLEMDEVVAIHELHIWAITVGKVLLACHVKIRPEANADMVLDDVIDYIRREHNISHVTIQIER